The Prevotella sp. E9-3 genome has a window encoding:
- the kdsB gene encoding 3-deoxy-manno-octulosonate cytidylyltransferase, with the protein MAKTIAIIPARYASTRFPGKPLAILGEKPVIQRVYEQVMDVLDEAYVATDDERILQAVKAFGGNAVMTSPHHKSGTDRIQEAATLIGTNADIIINVQGDEPFIQKSQLLTVKALFEDAQTQIATLGKPFESIEAAENPNSPKIVTDVNGYALYFSRSVIPFIRGKEKSEWLSSFPFLKHIGLYAYRREVLEEITKLPQSPLEIAESLEQLRWLQNGYRIKVGITDIETVGIDTPEDLVRAEHQLRLISSNN; encoded by the coding sequence ATGGCGAAAACAATTGCTATAATTCCAGCCCGCTATGCCTCAACCCGCTTTCCTGGCAAACCGCTGGCCATATTGGGAGAAAAGCCTGTTATTCAGCGTGTTTACGAACAAGTGATGGATGTGCTCGACGAGGCCTATGTGGCCACAGACGATGAGCGTATTCTCCAAGCCGTCAAGGCCTTTGGCGGCAATGCCGTGATGACTTCTCCCCACCACAAAAGTGGTACCGACCGTATTCAGGAAGCAGCAACACTGATTGGTACGAATGCCGATATCATCATCAATGTCCAAGGTGACGAACCTTTTATTCAAAAGAGTCAGTTGCTTACAGTAAAGGCACTTTTCGAGGATGCTCAGACACAGATAGCCACTTTGGGTAAGCCTTTTGAAAGTATTGAGGCAGCCGAGAACCCCAACTCCCCCAAAATTGTGACCGACGTTAATGGATATGCTTTATATTTCAGCCGTAGCGTAATCCCCTTCATCAGGGGCAAAGAAAAAAGCGAATGGCTTTCTTCATTTCCCTTCTTAAAACATATCGGCCTCTATGCCTACCGTCGCGAGGTGCTGGAAGAAATAACAAAACTGCCCCAAAGTCCGCTTGAAATAGCTGAGAGTTTGGAGCAGCTTCGTTGGCTACAAAACGGCTATCGCATCAAGGTTGGTATCACCGACATTGAAACCGTTGGTATCGACACGCCAGAAGATCTGGTACGCGCCGAACATCAGCTACGTCTCATTTCCTCTAACAACTGA
- a CDS encoding phosphatidylinositol-4-phosphate 5-kinase, with translation MLKQYIFILLSLFVLSSSAQKITLGSCTLKDGGEYKGEMSAGKPHGKGKTMWKDGDWFEGEYAKGKRQGYGVYNFSDGEKYEGQWMQDHQHGQGTYYFSNNNRYVGLWFRDVQQGHGIMYYFNGDKYDGNWRENNRDGKGLYTFVSGAYYDGEWKGDKKNGRGLFCWEDGSCYDGEWKSDLKVGRGTFKYANGDVYTGQFQNDLMHGKGIYRFHNGDVYEGDYFQGERSGTGIFNFANGDRYTGQFYNGDRQGQGTLVWKNGNTYVGQWKNDEPNGRGKLTTKQGDVVDGQFKNGQPEGECIGHMADGSKFKAVFRGGKRHGFAIEETKDGMRFEGNYADGKRDGKFIEKDRNGNIVAQGTYSLGRRQLNR, from the coding sequence ATTTTGAAACAATACATATTTATATTACTAAGCTTGTTCGTTCTTTCTTCGTCGGCTCAAAAGATAACATTAGGTTCGTGTACATTGAAAGACGGCGGTGAATACAAAGGAGAAATGTCGGCAGGAAAACCTCATGGTAAAGGAAAAACTATGTGGAAAGACGGCGACTGGTTTGAAGGTGAATATGCCAAAGGCAAGCGTCAGGGATACGGCGTCTATAACTTTTCTGACGGCGAAAAATACGAAGGCCAGTGGATGCAAGACCATCAGCACGGTCAGGGTACATACTACTTCTCTAACAACAATAGGTATGTAGGACTGTGGTTTCGCGATGTACAACAAGGTCATGGTATCATGTACTATTTCAATGGTGATAAGTATGATGGTAACTGGCGTGAAAACAATCGTGACGGAAAAGGCCTCTACACTTTTGTAAGTGGTGCTTACTATGATGGTGAGTGGAAAGGCGATAAGAAAAATGGTCGCGGACTTTTCTGTTGGGAAGACGGAAGTTGCTATGATGGTGAGTGGAAATCGGATCTTAAGGTGGGACGAGGAACCTTTAAATATGCGAATGGTGATGTTTATACCGGTCAGTTCCAAAACGATTTGATGCACGGCAAAGGTATTTACCGTTTTCATAATGGTGATGTCTATGAAGGTGACTATTTCCAGGGAGAACGGAGTGGAACAGGCATTTTCAATTTTGCCAATGGCGATCGCTATACAGGACAATTCTATAACGGAGACCGTCAAGGACAGGGCACACTCGTCTGGAAAAATGGAAACACCTATGTAGGACAGTGGAAAAATGATGAGCCTAATGGGCGTGGTAAACTGACCACTAAGCAAGGTGATGTTGTTGACGGACAATTCAAAAATGGACAGCCTGAAGGCGAATGCATAGGCCACATGGCTGACGGTTCAAAGTTCAAGGCTGTATTTAGAGGCGGAAAACGTCATGGGTTTGCAATAGAGGAAACCAAAGATGGTATGCGTTTTGAAGGGAATTATGCCGATGGAAAGCGCGATGGTAAATTTATTGAGAAAGACCGCAATGGCAATATCGTGGCGCAAGGTACTTACAGTCTTGGCCGCCGACAATTGAACAGATAA
- a CDS encoding YhcH/YjgK/YiaL family protein: MIIDTLENLEKYESLNPLFKDVVAFLKNNNLNNLDEGKHVIKGDDLFVNIQVAKSRTPDEAVIETHVRMVDIQIPLDTAEVYGYTPLCRLPQTPYNAEKDITKYEGKAESFVQCQPGMFAIFFPQDGHAPCISSNKQIKKAIFKVKA; the protein is encoded by the coding sequence ATGATCATTGATACGTTGGAAAATCTCGAAAAGTACGAATCGCTGAACCCATTGTTTAAGGATGTGGTGGCCTTTCTGAAAAACAATAATCTGAATAATCTTGATGAAGGAAAACATGTCATCAAGGGTGATGATTTGTTCGTAAACATACAAGTAGCCAAAAGTCGTACACCCGACGAGGCTGTGATAGAAACTCATGTGAGGATGGTTGATATTCAGATACCATTAGATACTGCTGAAGTATATGGATATACCCCCCTGTGCCGTTTACCACAAACACCATATAATGCAGAAAAAGATATTACCAAATATGAAGGCAAGGCTGAGAGCTTTGTTCAATGCCAGCCAGGAATGTTTGCTATATTCTTTCCACAAGACGGGCATGCGCCATGCATATCATCGAATAAGCAGATCAAAAAGGCAATATTCAAGGTAAAGGCCTGA
- a CDS encoding alpha amylase C-terminal domain-containing protein, with protein sequence MKANSETKGTSKKVHIGLVQNDSWLEPFEDAIRGRHEHAVWKINQLTRNGKITLSDFASGHLYFGLHKQIRGWVFREWAPNATDIYLIGDFNDWKEDEKYRCKRIEGTGNWELRLKEKDLKHGQLYKMKVKWNGGEGERIPAWCRRVVQDDQTKIFSAQVWNPAVPYVWKKAGFKPKKNPLLIYECHVGMGEDAEKVGTYEEFRLNVLPRVAKDGYNAIQVMAIQEHPYYGSFGYHVSSFFAPSSRFGTPEELKALIDEAHRLGISVIMDIVHSHAVKNEVEGLGNLCGDPNQFFYPGERHEHPAWDSLCFDYGKDEVLHFLLSNCKYWLEEFHFDGFRFDGVTSMLYYSHGLGEAFCGYGDYFNGHEDDNAICYLTLANCLIHEVNPEAITIAEEVSGMPGLAAKFEDGGYGFDYRMAMNIPDYWIKTIKEQSDENWKPSSIFWEVKNRRPDEKTISYCESHDQALVGDKTIIFRLIDADMYWHFAKKDVNGVAERGIALHKMIRLVTAAAINGGYLNFMGNEFGHPEWIDFPREGNGWSYKYARRQWHLVDNPDLCYHWLGDFDREMLKVIKSVRNFQNKPVVEIWHNDGDQVLAFMRGDLVFVFNFSPTQSFTDYGFLVPTGSYEVVLNTDAVQFGGHGFADDTVTHFTNYDPLYVQDHKEWLKLYIPARSAVVLKKI encoded by the coding sequence ATGAAAGCAAACTCTGAAACTAAGGGAACAAGCAAGAAAGTCCACATTGGACTCGTTCAGAACGATTCATGGCTCGAGCCGTTTGAAGACGCAATTCGCGGCAGACATGAACATGCTGTTTGGAAAATCAATCAACTGACAAGAAACGGAAAGATAACCCTGAGCGACTTTGCATCAGGCCATCTCTATTTCGGACTACATAAGCAGATACGTGGATGGGTGTTCCGTGAGTGGGCACCGAATGCTACCGACATATATCTTATCGGCGACTTCAACGATTGGAAAGAAGATGAGAAATATCGTTGTAAGCGTATAGAAGGCACGGGCAACTGGGAGCTTCGCCTTAAGGAAAAGGATTTGAAGCATGGTCAGTTGTACAAGATGAAAGTGAAATGGAATGGTGGTGAAGGTGAACGCATACCAGCATGGTGCCGACGTGTGGTTCAAGATGACCAGACAAAAATATTCTCTGCTCAGGTATGGAATCCGGCTGTTCCCTATGTATGGAAAAAAGCAGGCTTTAAACCCAAGAAAAATCCACTTCTTATTTATGAATGCCATGTGGGAATGGGAGAAGATGCTGAAAAAGTAGGTACCTACGAGGAGTTCCGCCTTAACGTTTTGCCACGAGTCGCCAAAGATGGTTACAATGCAATTCAGGTGATGGCTATTCAGGAACATCCCTATTACGGTTCGTTCGGTTATCATGTGTCATCGTTCTTTGCCCCAAGCAGCCGTTTCGGTACGCCAGAAGAACTTAAGGCTCTTATCGATGAGGCCCACAGACTGGGTATCTCTGTGATAATGGATATTGTTCACTCACATGCAGTGAAGAATGAGGTTGAGGGATTAGGCAATCTTTGTGGAGATCCCAACCAATTTTTCTATCCCGGTGAACGTCATGAACATCCGGCTTGGGACTCTCTCTGTTTCGACTATGGAAAAGACGAGGTGCTGCATTTCCTCCTTTCAAACTGCAAATACTGGTTGGAGGAGTTCCATTTTGATGGATTCCGCTTTGATGGCGTAACCTCAATGCTTTATTATAGTCATGGTCTTGGCGAGGCTTTCTGTGGATATGGAGATTATTTTAATGGCCATGAGGATGACAATGCCATTTGTTATCTGACTTTAGCCAACTGCCTGATTCATGAAGTGAATCCAGAGGCTATTACCATTGCCGAAGAAGTTAGCGGTATGCCTGGCCTGGCTGCAAAATTTGAGGACGGAGGCTATGGATTCGATTATCGAATGGCGATGAATATACCTGATTACTGGATTAAAACCATCAAGGAACAGAGCGATGAAAACTGGAAACCTTCGTCTATATTCTGGGAAGTCAAGAATCGTCGTCCTGATGAAAAGACAATCAGTTATTGTGAGAGTCACGACCAAGCCTTGGTGGGTGATAAGACAATTATATTCCGTCTTATTGATGCTGATATGTATTGGCACTTTGCCAAGAAAGATGTCAATGGCGTAGCTGAACGAGGCATTGCTCTTCACAAAATGATCAGACTGGTAACGGCTGCTGCCATCAATGGTGGCTACCTGAACTTTATGGGCAATGAGTTCGGACATCCTGAATGGATAGATTTCCCGCGTGAAGGTAATGGGTGGTCGTATAAATATGCCCGCCGACAGTGGCATCTTGTAGATAATCCAGACCTCTGTTATCACTGGTTGGGCGATTTTGACCGTGAGATGCTGAAGGTAATTAAATCTGTGCGTAACTTCCAGAATAAACCCGTAGTTGAAATATGGCATAACGATGGTGATCAAGTTTTGGCATTCATGCGCGGCGATCTGGTGTTCGTGTTCAATTTCTCACCCACTCAATCCTTTACTGACTATGGATTCCTGGTGCCAACAGGATCATATGAGGTAGTGTTGAATACCGATGCAGTTCAGTTCGGTGGTCATGGGTTCGCAGATGATACAGTTACTCACTTTACAAATTATGATCCGCTCTATGTACAGGATCATAAAGAGTGGTTGAAATTGTACATTCCCGCTCGTTCGGCTGTAGTGCTTAAAAAAATCTGA
- a CDS encoding DUF6057 family protein: MNSNTLNRIGSTTTTQVVCAVVFCTFSLAWLCWFQADLLMVAQHVWSGGQTHYNRVVSPLAITFALLAIQQIVFRTTGLAKRTHALTYFPSMLLLAIISDINPQFSDYCISSRWWWITPLALLTWGLVVWVSRLALPFDNSKVNTGFFSRRVWGNVLQMVMMMLMVAMLSITNAVAHYRSHVEVSIMNGELDEALRTGERSSETDVHLTMLRAYALSLKGQLGERLFEYPIVGHSDDLLPMMKGRSRVVLLSRDSIYNYFGARPIGISTMNRYFDLLEKDSLATTAVADYRLCGCLIDGRLDDFAYYLPKYYDVNQPLPKHFREALILYNHLKYNPSLVYKDDVMDEDWNNFQELRDAYKSPNERKAVLAERYGGSYWYYYYYCANRKK; encoded by the coding sequence ATGAATAGTAATACTCTAAATAGAATAGGCAGCACCACCACTACGCAAGTGGTGTGTGCTGTCGTTTTTTGTACATTTTCTTTAGCTTGGCTGTGTTGGTTCCAGGCTGATTTGTTGATGGTAGCTCAGCATGTGTGGAGTGGGGGACAGACACATTATAATCGTGTAGTAAGTCCTCTTGCCATTACTTTTGCCTTATTGGCTATTCAACAGATTGTATTTCGAACCACAGGATTGGCAAAGCGTACTCATGCCTTGACCTATTTCCCTTCAATGTTGCTGCTGGCAATAATAAGTGATATCAATCCTCAGTTTTCTGATTATTGTATTTCTTCTCGCTGGTGGTGGATAACTCCTTTGGCATTGCTGACCTGGGGATTGGTAGTATGGGTGTCGCGACTGGCTTTGCCATTCGATAATTCAAAAGTGAATACTGGCTTTTTCTCACGTCGCGTGTGGGGAAATGTGTTGCAAATGGTGATGATGATGCTGATGGTTGCAATGCTGAGCATCACCAACGCTGTGGCACATTATAGGTCTCATGTAGAGGTTTCTATAATGAACGGTGAACTTGACGAGGCTTTGCGAACTGGTGAGCGTTCATCTGAAACAGATGTCCACTTGACTATGTTGCGTGCCTATGCATTATCGTTGAAAGGACAATTGGGTGAGCGGCTGTTTGAATATCCTATCGTAGGTCATAGCGATGATCTTCTTCCCATGATGAAAGGACGCTCGAGGGTCGTGTTGCTCTCGCGAGATAGTATTTACAACTATTTTGGAGCCAGACCAATAGGTATATCTACCATGAATCGTTACTTCGACTTGTTGGAGAAAGATTCGTTGGCCACTACTGCTGTGGCAGATTATCGTTTGTGTGGTTGTCTTATAGATGGTCGATTGGATGATTTCGCTTACTATCTTCCTAAGTATTATGATGTAAACCAGCCATTGCCAAAACATTTCCGTGAAGCTCTGATATTGTATAATCACCTGAAGTATAACCCATCATTGGTGTATAAGGATGATGTGATGGATGAAGATTGGAACAATTTTCAAGAATTGAGAGACGCATACAAAAGTCCCAATGAACGAAAAGCTGTATTGGCTGAACGTTATGGTGGGTCGTATTGGTATTACTATTATTATTGCGCTAATAGAAAGAAATAG
- the trmD gene encoding tRNA (guanosine(37)-N1)-methyltransferase TrmD: MRIDIITVLPEMLEGFVHESILARAEKKGLAEIRLHNLRDYTLDKWRRVDDYPYGGSAGMVMQCEPIDRCITALKAERDYDEVIFTSPDGERFDQHMANELSLKGNLIILAGHYKGIDQRVRDHLITKEISIGDFVLTGGELVAAMIADAIVRVVPGVIGDEQSALSDCFQDDLLAAPIYTRPADYKGWKVPEILLSGNEAKVRAWELDQALERTRKLRPDLLKEK, encoded by the coding sequence ATGCGAATAGACATTATCACCGTACTACCCGAAATGTTAGAGGGTTTTGTGCACGAATCCATTTTGGCACGTGCCGAAAAGAAAGGACTGGCCGAGATACGGCTTCATAATCTGCGTGACTATACGCTCGACAAATGGCGCCGGGTTGATGACTACCCATATGGCGGAAGTGCAGGAATGGTGATGCAGTGTGAGCCCATCGACCGATGCATCACCGCACTAAAGGCTGAGCGTGATTACGATGAAGTTATATTCACTTCACCCGATGGTGAGCGGTTTGACCAGCATATGGCTAATGAGTTGTCTTTGAAAGGAAATCTTATCATCCTGGCTGGCCATTACAAAGGTATCGACCAGCGGGTTCGCGATCATCTGATTACAAAAGAAATATCTATTGGCGATTTCGTTCTTACTGGCGGTGAACTTGTTGCTGCAATGATTGCTGATGCTATTGTCAGAGTAGTACCTGGTGTGATTGGAGATGAGCAAAGTGCTCTTAGTGATTGCTTTCAAGACGACCTTCTTGCAGCTCCTATCTACACCCGTCCCGCTGACTACAAGGGATGGAAAGTGCCAGAGATTCTACTGAGTGGTAACGAAGCGAAAGTCCGTGCATGGGAATTAGACCAAGCGCTTGAACGCACTCGCAAGCTTCGCCCTGACTTATTAAAAGAAAAATAA
- a CDS encoding patatin family protein: MKRGLVLEGGAMRGLFSAGVCDVMMEHDIWPDSLIGVSAGAAFGCNYKSRQPGRAIRYNMRFANDKRYSGIQSLLLTGDYFNAEFAYHIVPTTYDRFDDEAFEQNPMEFIVVCTDVTTGRAVYKRLEHSNSTTYDWIRASASMPLASRVVEIDNFKLLDGGVADSIPLEHFEQLGYRHNVVVLTQPDGYQKEHNRLMPLMRIALRKYPNMIKALDIRHTMYNRQLEYVRQAEKEQRCLVIRPSEKIPIGHVSHDPQQMKAVYDMGRAEAEKNIERIKVFYECE, from the coding sequence ATGAAACGAGGATTAGTACTTGAAGGTGGAGCCATGCGAGGGCTGTTTTCGGCAGGTGTATGTGACGTAATGATGGAACACGACATCTGGCCGGATTCACTTATTGGAGTATCAGCAGGTGCAGCCTTCGGGTGTAACTATAAATCCCGTCAACCAGGAAGAGCTATCCGATACAACATGCGTTTTGCTAACGACAAACGCTACAGTGGCATTCAGTCCTTGCTACTCACAGGAGATTATTTCAATGCTGAGTTTGCCTATCACATTGTTCCAACGACCTACGACCGATTTGATGACGAAGCTTTTGAACAGAATCCTATGGAGTTTATTGTAGTATGTACAGATGTCACTACTGGACGTGCAGTCTATAAACGATTAGAACATTCAAATTCAACTACATACGATTGGATTCGTGCTTCAGCATCCATGCCACTTGCTTCAAGAGTTGTTGAAATAGACAATTTCAAACTACTTGATGGTGGTGTAGCCGACTCTATTCCTTTAGAACATTTCGAACAATTGGGATATCGACATAACGTTGTAGTACTCACGCAACCAGATGGCTACCAAAAAGAGCACAATCGTTTGATGCCACTTATGCGGATTGCTTTAAGGAAATATCCCAATATGATTAAAGCACTTGACATTCGGCATACAATGTACAATCGTCAATTGGAATATGTCAGACAGGCAGAAAAAGAACAACGTTGTCTGGTAATCAGACCTTCAGAGAAAATACCTATCGGCCATGTATCTCACGACCCTCAGCAAATGAAGGCTGTTTACGATATGGGGCGTGCAGAAGCTGAAAAGAACATAGAAAGAATAAAAGTTTTTTACGAATGCGAATAG
- a CDS encoding diacylglycerol kinase family protein, with amino-acid sequence MEERKKRITFIVNPISGTHNKDNIPQLIKQKLDHSQFDAQVVFTEYAGHASQITKQCVENGTDICVAVGGDGTVNEVARSLVHTNTALAIIPCGSGNGLARHLCLPMDIKKSIDIINKAQIESFDYGIINNLPFFCTCGMGFDAFISLKFAEAGKRGPITYVENVLKEGLKYKPETYIVDDETGTHHYKAFLIACANAAQYGNNAYIAPGASMQDGMMDVIIMEPFDVIDAPKIAMDLFAKTLSSNSRIKTFKASRINIHRATPGAIHYDGDPIMTDADVEVKMQPKGLRVVVNPNAIEDTAQPNPMLNAFSDLFNNINNVREDIVRSGHRIQVLNKLMLRRLSRL; translated from the coding sequence ATGGAAGAAAGAAAAAAACGCATCACATTTATTGTGAATCCTATATCAGGGACTCACAACAAAGATAATATACCCCAACTTATTAAGCAGAAGTTAGACCACTCACAATTCGACGCCCAAGTAGTATTCACAGAGTATGCAGGCCATGCATCACAGATTACTAAGCAATGCGTAGAGAATGGCACTGACATTTGCGTTGCCGTTGGTGGCGATGGCACTGTCAACGAAGTGGCTCGTTCACTTGTCCACACCAATACAGCACTTGCTATTATTCCTTGCGGTAGTGGTAATGGATTGGCCCGCCACCTTTGCCTGCCCATGGACATCAAGAAATCTATCGACATCATCAATAAGGCTCAGATAGAGTCTTTTGATTATGGAATCATCAATAATCTTCCTTTTTTCTGCACCTGTGGAATGGGATTTGACGCTTTCATCTCATTAAAGTTTGCTGAAGCAGGAAAGCGTGGCCCTATCACTTACGTAGAGAATGTACTGAAAGAAGGCCTTAAATACAAACCAGAGACCTATATTGTCGATGACGAAACAGGTACTCATCACTACAAAGCATTTCTCATTGCATGTGCCAACGCTGCTCAATATGGCAACAATGCCTACATTGCACCGGGCGCATCAATGCAAGATGGTATGATGGATGTTATCATCATGGAGCCTTTTGATGTGATTGATGCACCAAAGATTGCAATGGATCTATTTGCCAAAACATTGAGCAGTAATTCACGAATCAAAACCTTTAAGGCAAGTCGTATTAATATTCACCGTGCCACCCCTGGAGCCATCCATTACGATGGTGACCCAATCATGACCGATGCAGACGTTGAAGTAAAAATGCAACCAAAGGGGCTCCGTGTTGTTGTTAACCCCAATGCAATTGAAGATACTGCTCAGCCCAACCCCATGCTAAACGCTTTTAGCGATCTCTTTAATAATATAAACAATGTACGCGAAGACATTGTTCGCAGTGGTCACCGCATACAGGTTCTAAACAAACTGATGCTTCGCCGACTTTCCCGACTATAG
- a CDS encoding pyridoxal phosphate-dependent aminotransferase family protein — translation MGQLQERYKSYRIPQEFMAKGVYPYFRAITGKQGTEVEMGGHKVLMFGSNAYTGLTGDQRIIDKAKEALDKYGTGCAGSRFLNGTLDLHVQLEKEISKFIGKDDCLCLSTGFSVNQGVIPALLSKDDYVICDDRDHASIVDGRRLAFAKQLHYKHNDMEDLERVLQRLPHDAIKLIVVDGVFSMEGDLAKLPEIIELKHKYNCSVMVDEAHGIGVFGKQGRGVCDHFGLTDEVDLIMGTFSKSLASIGGFIAADFDTINFLRHSCRTYIFSASNTPAATAAALEALHIIQQEPERIEKLWNVTRYALKRFREEGFEIGDTESPIIPLYVRDTEKTFLITALAFNAGVFINPVIPPACAPQDTLVRYALMATHTEEQVERSVIALKKIFVEQGIIK, via the coding sequence ATGGGACAGTTACAAGAAAGATACAAGTCGTACCGAATTCCTCAGGAATTTATGGCCAAGGGCGTTTACCCTTATTTCCGTGCTATTACTGGTAAGCAGGGTACTGAAGTTGAAATGGGAGGCCACAAGGTGTTGATGTTCGGTTCGAATGCTTATACCGGTTTGACTGGCGATCAGCGCATTATTGATAAGGCTAAGGAAGCCCTCGATAAGTACGGAACTGGTTGTGCTGGAAGCCGTTTCTTGAATGGAACGCTCGACCTGCATGTTCAGTTGGAAAAAGAAATTTCAAAGTTCATCGGCAAGGATGACTGTCTTTGTCTCTCTACAGGCTTTAGCGTTAACCAAGGCGTGATACCTGCATTGTTGAGCAAGGATGATTATGTGATTTGCGATGATCGTGACCATGCATCAATCGTTGACGGTCGCCGATTGGCTTTTGCTAAGCAATTGCACTACAAACACAACGACATGGAGGATTTGGAGCGAGTGTTACAGCGCCTGCCTCATGATGCTATCAAATTGATAGTTGTTGATGGCGTTTTCTCTATGGAAGGCGATTTAGCCAAGCTTCCCGAAATTATTGAATTAAAGCATAAGTATAATTGTTCAGTAATGGTTGATGAGGCTCATGGTATTGGCGTATTCGGAAAACAAGGCCGTGGAGTATGTGACCATTTCGGACTGACAGACGAAGTTGACCTTATCATGGGCACTTTCTCTAAGTCATTGGCAAGTATCGGTGGATTTATTGCTGCTGATTTTGATACAATCAATTTCCTTCGCCATAGTTGTCGTACTTATATTTTCTCAGCTTCAAACACACCAGCAGCTACTGCAGCAGCACTTGAGGCTCTGCATATCATTCAGCAGGAACCTGAGCGCATAGAGAAGTTGTGGAATGTTACACGTTATGCTTTAAAACGTTTCCGTGAAGAAGGTTTTGAGATTGGTGATACGGAAAGTCCAATTATTCCTCTTTATGTTCGCGATACTGAAAAAACGTTCTTGATTACTGCACTGGCTTTCAATGCCGGAGTATTTATTAATCCAGTAATTCCTCCTGCATGTGCTCCTCAGGATACATTGGTACGCTATGCTTTAATGGCAACGCATACCGAGGAACAGGTGGAACGTTCAGTAATAGCATTGAAAAAAATCTTTGTTGAACAAGGAATTATTAAATAA